DNA from Parcubacteria group bacterium ADurb.Bin159:
AGAATTATAATCAGCATAATTTTTTATTGCTTGGGATAAATCTTCTTTTTTTGAACTTAAAAAGCCAAATTCTGGTTTTACTAATTCTGGCAACGAGCCATAAGGCGTTCCAAAAACAGGACAACCAAAAAACATACTTTCAATTATTGCTAAACCAAAAGGTTCGTCCCACAAAACAGGAAAAATAAGCCCTTTAGATTGAGAAATTAATTTTATTTTTTCAAGATCGCCTATCATTCCATAAAACTTCACTTTTCTTGAAGTTGTAAACCTAAAACCCATTTTAAAATTAATTCTTTTTCCACCTAAAACTGCTAAATTTTCATTTGCAGACTTAACAACACTAATAGCTCCTTTTAGATTTTTAACTTTCCATGCTGCATTTGCTAAAAAGTGAAAATACTTTTTTTCTTCACTGATTTT
Protein-coding regions in this window:
- a CDS encoding Glycosyl transferases group 1; its protein translation is MDWDDYKLDKISEEKKYFHFLANAAWKVKNLKGAISVVKSANENLAVLGGKRINFKMGFRFTTSRKVKFYGMIGDLEKIKLISQSKGLIFPVLWDEPFGLAIIESMFFGCPVFGTPYGSLPELVKPEFGFLSSKKEDLSQAIKNYADYNSNHISEYARDCFNAKVMATEYLKKYEKVISREKLNPENPN